From the genome of Frateuria soli:
TGGCCATCAGGTACTCGAACAGCGCCCGCCCGCGGGCACGGCCGCCAAGCACGCGGATCGACAATTGCGCGCCGCGGCGTGCGGGATCGGCGGGCGTGACGATATCCAGCACGTCGGACAACCGTGTGCGGACCAGCCATTCCAGGTAGCCAGTCAGCCTCAGCGATTTTTCGCGCAGCCGCTCCATGCCGGCGCGGCGGAACAGTTCCAGCGACACGCGCAGCGGCACCAGCGCGAGGATCGGCGGGTTGGACAACTGCCAGCCATCCGCGCCGGGCGTGGGCACGAATTGCGGCCCCATCTGGAAGCGGGTGGTCTTGTCGTGGCCCCACCATCCGGCGAAACGCGGTAGCGCAGCCCGCGCGTGGCGCTCGTGCACGAAGGCGCCGCCGACCGCACCCGGGCCCGCATTGAGGTACTTGTAGCTGCACCAGATGGCGAAATCCGCGTCGCTGTCGTGCAACTGCAACGGCAGGTTGCCGACCGCGTGCGCCAGGTCGAAACCAACCCGGCAGCCCTGTGCATGCGCCAGCCGCGCAATCGCCTTGAGGTCGAATGCCTGGCCGGTGCGGTACTGCACGCCCGGCAGCATCACCAGCGCGGTGCGCGCGCCGTGCTCGGCCAGGGCGCGCTCGAAGGCCGCGTCCGAAATCGTGCCGTTCGGTTCGTCAGCCTCCAGTTCGATCAGCGACGTGACCGGATCGTAGCCGTGGAAGCGGATCTGCGACTCGACCGCATAACGGTCGGTGGGGAAGGCGCCAGCCTCGATCAGGATGGCGTGGCGCTCCGGCGTGGGCCGGTAGAAGCTCACCATCATCAGGTGCAGGTTGACGCCCAGCGTGTTCATCGCGACCACTTCGGAGGGCAGTGCCCCGACCACCTGCGCCAGGTCGTCGCGCACGAACTCGTGGTAGTCCATCCAGGGCAGGCGG
Proteins encoded in this window:
- the kynU gene encoding kynureninase, whose product is MTDYQASAAWAAAADEADPLRSFRDEFLVPPHEGRDSNYFCGNSLGLQPRAVREAIATELDYWGELGVEGHFKGRLPWMDYHEFVRDDLAQVVGALPSEVVAMNTLGVNLHLMMVSFYRPTPERHAILIEAGAFPTDRYAVESQIRFHGYDPVTSLIELEADEPNGTISDAAFERALAEHGARTALVMLPGVQYRTGQAFDLKAIARLAHAQGCRVGFDLAHAVGNLPLQLHDSDADFAIWCSYKYLNAGPGAVGGAFVHERHARAALPRFAGWWGHDKTTRFQMGPQFVPTPGADGWQLSNPPILALVPLRVSLELFRRAGMERLREKSLRLTGYLEWLVRTRLSDVLDIVTPADPARRGAQLSIRVLGGRARGRALFEYLMANGIIGDWREPDVIRISPAPLYNRHVDCLAFAEAVRHWAEG